The Fusobacterium necrophorum subsp. necrophorum genome has a window encoding:
- a CDS encoding cyclodeaminase/cyclohydrolase family protein, with translation MDYKDIYELILNENDFTVGGGSTAALAGAMACGLIGMVANLSKGKEYSYTDEKYDSIVAELNTLKEKLLQGSVEDNRAYMMIANAYKLPKATDEEKEERKKAIQRAGIEAAKVPLSNAILNKKVYEIGSSLIGKSNPACFTDLRAGIDLSKLGLEIAKANVEVNLPLIKNEEIIANLKKQVELL, from the coding sequence ATGGACTATAAAGATATATATGAATTAATATTAAATGAAAATGATTTTACAGTTGGAGGAGGCTCAACTGCTGCCTTAGCTGGAGCTATGGCTTGTGGACTTATTGGAATGGTAGCCAATCTTTCAAAAGGGAAAGAATATAGTTATACAGATGAAAAGTATGATAGTATAGTAGCAGAATTGAATACTTTAAAAGAGAAATTGTTACAAGGAAGTGTGGAAGACAATAGGGCATATATGATGATAGCAAACGCTTATAAGCTTCCTAAAGCGACAGATGAAGAAAAAGAAGAAAGAAAAAAAGCGATTCAAAGAGCTGGAATTGAAGCAGCTAAAGTACCTCTTTCCAATGCTATTTTAAATAAAAAAGTGTATGAAATAGGGAGTTCCCTAATTGGAAAATCGAATCCAGCATGTTTTACAGATTTAAGAGCAGGCATAGATTTATCTAAATTAGGCTTAGAAATTGCTAAGGCAAATGTTGAAGTAAATTTACCTTTAATAAAAAATGAAGAAATTATAGCAAATTTAAAAAAACAAGTTGAACTTTTATAA
- the hutI gene encoding imidazolonepropionase produces the protein MNYILLKNCRELLTIKESSSDLIGLLHNTSLLIEEERIKKIGSTDELLKEIGNNNYTEIDCADKVVLPGYVDCHTHLIFGKSRVDEYVASLTMTKEEVAKVLPRVGLDSSIYSTRISSDGELIDSSLEKLNRMLKSGTTTIEIKSGYGIDKETELRLLRLINLLQEKTPQTIFSTYLGAHFYDVKMGKENYIDFMIKEVMPVIKEENLAQFSDIWCDDGYYTAADSYKLLKAGIDFGMIPTMHSECYSVIGGARVAAELKAANIGHLNYLKEEDMIPLKEAGVVGVIIPTTDFSVKHHKPFNPKPMIEKGLTLALATNLNPGNWVESMDISIALACRNHGLTEKEAIRAATLGGAKALRADKDFGSLEVGKYADIQIRKSDSYKNIAYKIGVNEVDYVIKKGKVVVNKKENSNGL, from the coding sequence ATGAATTATATACTTTTGAAAAATTGTAGAGAACTCTTAACGATAAAGGAAAGTTCATCAGATTTAATTGGTTTATTGCATAATACATCTTTGCTTATAGAGGAGGAAAGAATTAAAAAAATAGGAAGTACAGATGAACTTTTAAAAGAGATTGGAAATAACAATTATACAGAAATTGATTGTGCTGATAAAGTAGTTCTTCCAGGTTATGTAGATTGTCATACTCATCTTATTTTCGGAAAAAGTAGAGTTGATGAATATGTGGCTTCTCTTACAATGACTAAGGAAGAAGTTGCTAAAGTTTTACCACGAGTGGGGTTAGATTCTTCTATTTATTCCACAAGAATTTCATCAGATGGGGAACTTATAGACTCATCCTTGGAAAAATTAAATAGAATGCTAAAGAGTGGAACTACAACAATAGAAATAAAATCTGGATATGGAATAGACAAAGAAACGGAGTTAAGACTGTTAAGATTGATAAATTTACTTCAAGAAAAAACTCCACAAACAATTTTTTCTACATATTTGGGAGCACATTTTTATGATGTGAAAATGGGAAAAGAAAACTATATTGATTTTATGATAAAAGAAGTTATGCCAGTAATTAAAGAAGAGAATTTAGCACAGTTTTCTGATATATGGTGTGATGATGGTTATTATACTGCCGCAGATTCCTATAAACTTTTGAAAGCTGGGATAGATTTTGGAATGATACCGACAATGCATAGTGAATGTTACTCAGTAATCGGTGGAGCAAGAGTGGCAGCAGAATTAAAAGCAGCAAATATTGGACATCTAAATTATTTAAAAGAGGAAGATATGATTCCATTAAAAGAGGCAGGAGTTGTAGGAGTAATAATTCCAACAACGGATTTCAGTGTAAAGCATCATAAACCATTTAATCCAAAACCAATGATAGAAAAAGGGCTAACTCTAGCACTTGCTACAAACTTAAATCCTGGAAACTGGGTAGAATCAATGGATATTTCAATAGCTTTGGCTTGTAGAAATCATGGTTTAACTGAAAAAGAAGCGATAAGAGCAGCAACACTTGGTGGAGCGAAGGCTCTTAGAGCGGATAAAGATTTTGGATCACTAGAAGTAGGTAAATATGCTGATATTCAAATAAGAAAATCAGATAGTTATAAAAATATTGCTTACAAAATAGGGGTAAATGAGGTAGATTATGTAATAAAGAAAGGTAAAGTGGTAGTAAATAAAAAGGAGAACTCAAATGGACTATAA
- a CDS encoding urocanate hydratase — MNGEKGLYYRENLEILYEVKAQGGGLKDTDTLRCKGWRQETILRMLEFNMENAEIPELLVIYGGNGKCARNWESYWAIVDSLKNLEDDETLVVQSGMPVAIFKTHKEAPVVVMATTNIMRATWERFYDLQDKNLTIFAQYTAAPWEYIGTQGVIEGTFETLSAIAMKRFKDDLTGKIYMTAGAGGMGANQTWAMKMHGGVCIVVDANRKTLEKRIEKDYLDLIADSLEEAIEIATENAKNKKPISVGIVGNAADIYEKVLASKFRPDICSEMCPCHDPISYIPDGYTPEEADQLRIEDREKYLELARTTMKRQLAAMVALKAEGVEVFEYGTSIRKECMDAGFPRAEAMKINGFVSEYIRPLFCEGRGPFRWTCLSRDPEDLKVSDDIALEICKGDKLVERWITLARKNLPIEGMPARVCYMGFGERKRFGLAINQAIKDGRIKGTVAFSRDNLDSGSIVNPTFESENMPDGGDYISDWPYLNALLNCAGGCDLIAIQQNYSMGEAVHTGVTMIADGTEEADRRLAVTLTVDSGIGVVRHAQSGYQSAKDVANGKGKFTSDSIKIPLWWEAAEKVTFGPKGMYR, encoded by the coding sequence ATGAACGGTGAAAAAGGATTATATTACAGAGAAAATCTGGAAATTCTTTATGAAGTAAAGGCTCAAGGTGGAGGTCTTAAAGACACAGATACTCTAAGATGTAAAGGATGGAGACAAGAGACTATTCTTAGAATGTTGGAATTCAATATGGAAAATGCTGAAATTCCTGAATTATTAGTTATCTATGGTGGAAATGGAAAATGTGCAAGAAACTGGGAGTCATATTGGGCAATTGTTGATTCGTTAAAAAATTTAGAAGATGACGAAACCTTGGTAGTGCAATCAGGAATGCCAGTAGCAATTTTTAAGACTCATAAAGAAGCTCCAGTAGTCGTTATGGCAACAACTAATATTATGAGAGCTACTTGGGAAAGATTTTATGATTTACAAGATAAAAACCTTACAATTTTTGCTCAATACACAGCAGCTCCTTGGGAATATATTGGAACGCAAGGTGTTATTGAAGGGACATTTGAAACTTTATCAGCAATTGCAATGAAGAGATTTAAGGATGATTTAACTGGTAAAATTTATATGACTGCCGGAGCAGGAGGGATGGGAGCAAATCAAACTTGGGCCATGAAAATGCATGGCGGAGTATGTATTGTAGTAGATGCAAATAGAAAAACTTTAGAAAAAAGAATTGAAAAAGATTATCTTGATTTAATTGCGGATTCCCTGGAAGAAGCTATTGAAATTGCTACTGAAAATGCAAAAAATAAAAAACCTATTTCTGTTGGAATTGTAGGAAACGCAGCAGATATTTATGAAAAAGTATTAGCTAGCAAATTTAGACCTGATATTTGTTCAGAAATGTGTCCATGTCACGATCCTATTTCATATATTCCAGATGGATATACTCCAGAAGAGGCAGATCAATTAAGAATTGAAGATAGAGAAAAGTATTTAGAATTAGCAAGAACTACAATGAAAAGACAATTGGCAGCTATGGTTGCATTAAAAGCAGAAGGAGTCGAAGTTTTTGAATATGGGACTTCTATTAGAAAAGAATGTATGGATGCTGGTTTCCCTAGAGCTGAAGCTATGAAAATTAATGGATTTGTATCTGAATATATTAGACCTTTATTTTGTGAAGGAAGAGGACCATTCAGATGGACTTGTTTATCCAGAGATCCCGAAGATTTAAAAGTATCTGACGACATTGCATTGGAAATTTGTAAAGGAGATAAACTAGTAGAAAGATGGATTACATTGGCAAGAAAAAATTTACCAATTGAAGGAATGCCAGCAAGAGTTTGCTATATGGGATTTGGAGAAAGAAAAAGATTCGGACTTGCTATTAATCAAGCGATTAAAGATGGAAGAATTAAAGGAACCGTTGCATTTTCAAGAGATAATTTAGATTCAGGGTCAATTGTTAACCCTACATTTGAATCAGAAAACATGCCGGATGGTGGAGATTATATTTCTGACTGGCCATATTTGAATGCTCTTCTTAATTGTGCAGGGGGTTGTGATTTAATTGCTATCCAACAAAACTATTCAATGGGTGAGGCAGTTCATACTGGAGTAACTATGATAGCAGATGGAACAGAAGAAGCAGATCGGAGATTAGCGGTAACATTAACAGTCGATTCTGGAATTGGAGTTGTTCGTCATGCTCAATCTGGATATCAATCTGCAAAGGATGTAGCGAATGGAAAAGGCAAGTTTACAAGCGATTCTATTAAGATTCCTTTATGGTGGGAAGCTGCTGAAAAAGTAACCTTTGGACCTAAGGGTATGTATAGATAA
- a CDS encoding YjiH family protein gives MNKKKAIILFFIYSLIGIFMFFVPIKIGVRKTIPIDHLVKAILKIKYLGSVYGLIIITVGLILPFYSKTWNKSKMNLIMTVFNISGFIFTIMSIFKIGPQLIIQDTMAPYVLEKVVIPVILIVPVGSIFLAFLISYGLMEGIGVLMEPVMKPVFRTPGKSALDAVTSFVGSYSLALLVTNRVYRENKYTAREAAIIATGFSTVSATFMIITVNTLGLMEYWTIYFWVCLVVTFVVTAITARLYPLSRMPNTYFDSNHVLVETKNVEKRNIFKKAWEESIHNFMKSETVINNTISNLKDGIRLAINIGAVIMSVGVISLLLAQYTKIFDYMGYLFYPITSILGFDSPFLMAKASTITLADMSAIISMEETFQTKFVIAVICISEILFFSASIPCILATDIPIKVRDMIIIWFERVLLSLILSVFIVKILF, from the coding sequence TTGAATAAAAAAAAGGCAATTATTTTATTTTTTATATATAGTTTAATTGGAATTTTTATGTTTTTTGTTCCTATCAAAATTGGAGTTAGAAAAACAATTCCTATTGACCATTTAGTAAAAGCTATACTTAAAATTAAATATTTAGGTTCTGTTTATGGTTTAATAATTATCACAGTAGGACTTATACTGCCTTTTTATTCGAAAACGTGGAATAAATCTAAAATGAATCTGATAATGACTGTATTCAATATCAGTGGTTTTATATTTACTATAATGAGTATATTTAAAATAGGACCTCAACTTATAATACAGGATACAATGGCTCCTTATGTATTGGAGAAAGTTGTAATACCAGTGATTCTTATAGTTCCAGTGGGATCTATTTTTCTTGCATTTCTAATTTCTTATGGCTTGATGGAAGGAATAGGAGTGTTAATGGAGCCAGTAATGAAACCTGTTTTTAGAACTCCTGGAAAATCAGCTCTTGATGCAGTAACCTCTTTTGTAGGAAGTTATTCTTTGGCATTATTAGTGACAAATAGAGTTTATAGAGAAAATAAGTATACTGCTAGAGAAGCTGCAATTATTGCAACAGGATTTTCAACAGTATCTGCAACATTTATGATAATAACGGTGAATACTTTAGGTTTGATGGAATATTGGACAATCTATTTTTGGGTATGTTTGGTTGTTACATTTGTCGTAACTGCAATTACAGCGAGATTATATCCGCTGTCAAGAATGCCAAATACATATTTTGATAGTAATCATGTCCTCGTTGAAACAAAGAATGTAGAAAAAAGAAATATATTTAAAAAGGCTTGGGAAGAAAGTATTCACAATTTTATGAAGTCAGAAACAGTTATAAATAATACAATCTCTAATTTAAAAGATGGAATAAGACTAGCTATAAATATAGGTGCAGTTATAATGTCAGTAGGAGTAATTTCATTACTTTTAGCTCAATATACTAAAATTTTTGATTATATGGGATATTTATTTTATCCTATTACTTCAATTTTAGGTTTTGATTCTCCTTTCCTAATGGCAAAGGCATCAACAATAACTTTGGCTGATATGTCTGCAATCATATCAATGGAAGAAACCTTCCAAACAAAATTTGTTATTGCTGTGATATGTATATCCGAAATTTTATTTTTTTCAGCTTCCATTCCGTGTATCCTAGCAACTGATATACCTATTAAAGTTAGAGATATGATAATAATATGGTTCGAAAGAGTTCTATTATCCTTAATTTTATCAGTATTTATTGTTAAAATTTTATTTTAG
- the glmL gene encoding methylaspartate mutase accessory protein GlmL yields MNAYILIDFGSTYTKLTLIDADNRCLLATTNANTTVDTNIKIGYENALKKMKEKIDFSQINILDILACSSAAGGLKMVAIGITPNYTVEAAKKSILGAGARLLKSYSYFLKEKDLLEISSLRPDIILLTGGAENGNTKYILHNAMMLTKLDRKIPIVVAGNSGVNKEISEIFLNSKKEFQVTENIMPDVNMINPEPAREVIRKIFMKQIIHAKGMEEVEKEIHKILMPTPSAVLKSAKLLAEGTEKYQGWGDVMVIDIGGATTDVHTISDPHKDCNLLLEGLIDPYIKRTVEGDLGMRYSAISLYENIGEENFMKYKGDLKHIKEKCEIRHQNTTIIFDEEEEIQFDEIMAKNCVLFSSQRHVGKLRSSYINGRKVLLQSGKDLRKIKYIIGTGGVLTNGKHPYEILKECISKEKMDLLPRNPRFFIDEKYIMSSMGILSMKNPDLAFEILTNTLKNIG; encoded by the coding sequence ATGAATGCTTACATTCTTATTGATTTTGGTAGTACTTATACAAAATTAACGCTTATAGATGCAGATAATAGATGTTTATTGGCGACAACAAATGCGAATACAACAGTGGATACTAATATAAAAATTGGATATGAAAATGCATTAAAAAAAATGAAAGAAAAAATAGATTTTAGTCAAATTAATATCTTAGATATCTTGGCATGTTCATCTGCTGCAGGAGGGTTAAAAATGGTAGCAATTGGTATCACTCCCAATTATACAGTAGAGGCAGCAAAAAAATCCATTTTAGGAGCAGGGGCTAGATTATTAAAAAGTTATAGCTATTTTTTAAAGGAAAAAGATCTTTTAGAAATATCAAGTTTAAGACCAGATATCATTTTATTAACAGGAGGAGCAGAAAATGGCAATACAAAATATATTCTTCATAATGCTATGATGTTAACAAAATTAGATAGAAAAATTCCAATTGTTGTTGCTGGAAATAGTGGAGTAAATAAGGAAATATCTGAAATATTTTTAAACTCAAAAAAAGAATTTCAAGTGACAGAAAATATAATGCCCGATGTCAATATGATAAATCCTGAGCCTGCAAGAGAAGTAATTCGAAAAATTTTTATGAAACAAATTATTCATGCAAAAGGAATGGAAGAAGTGGAAAAAGAAATTCATAAAATTTTAATGCCTACTCCAAGTGCTGTATTGAAATCAGCTAAATTATTAGCAGAGGGAACGGAAAAATATCAAGGCTGGGGAGATGTGATGGTAATAGATATTGGAGGGGCAACAACAGATGTTCATACGATATCGGATCCTCATAAAGATTGTAATTTGCTATTAGAAGGTTTAATAGATCCATATATAAAAAGAACAGTTGAGGGAGATCTGGGTATGAGATATTCTGCTATTAGTTTATATGAGAATATAGGAGAAGAAAATTTTATGAAATATAAAGGAGATTTGAAACATATTAAAGAAAAATGTGAAATAAGACATCAAAACACAACTATTATATTCGATGAAGAAGAAGAGATCCAATTTGATGAGATTATGGCGAAAAATTGTGTTCTTTTTTCCAGTCAAAGACATGTAGGTAAATTGCGTTCTAGTTATATTAATGGAAGGAAAGTTTTATTACAATCCGGAAAAGATTTGAGAAAAATAAAGTATATAATTGGTACTGGTGGTGTACTTACAAATGGCAAACATCCTTACGAAATATTAAAAGAATGTATCAGTAAAGAAAAGATGGATTTATTACCTCGAAATCCCAGATTTTTTATAGATGAAAAATATATTATGTCTTCTATGGGAATATTGAGTATGAAAAATCCTGATCTTGCTTTTGAAATATTAACGAATACATTAAAAAATATAGGATAA
- a CDS encoding AAA family ATPase, whose amino-acid sequence MHNIICKFFGYPKIREDEKDIHIPSGKLTAFLYYILMKKIVSRDEVAGMFWAESTEENAKISLRNALHKIRKTFKSDIILSPNKSILVLNEEINIDIDVKKFEQDPYKNLDLYTEDFLKGFYIKDAIEFDYWCTELNSFYRESFIKNSEKKIKDMFENKNKNIESLISKLLSIDNFNETAYTYLMKFYKINNRYDKVINEYHHLHKLMNEELGINPSKEIENIYNESIKFINRNKNNDKDKVAFEYYSREYEYSIIQKNLDDFQKERAIKSVFVTGESGVGKTILKNHIIEKNNEKFIFYEVFCYKIEERFSFSPWTKIIKLLENDFQKNNIKRPYLWDQLLKNIFFDSVSSIQPSVAIVETKENFNMDLIYSTLSNAFELLSFAKKMIIIFEDIQWADLASINLLIRLILNSNNRVLFFLTESNEMGKNIENIFLPLKDLEKISIVELKRFDRREVEIITKKILGDKITEEGIEEIYKKSKGNAFFLREYIELFKNNEKNQNISSKMYNILDEKFSNLEEQELNILRMISAFYGDVSLDLLLKILDVKAFDILKSINLLSRLNIIEEKKEDTGIILRFTYSAFKDYIYSKLSESSKQILNKEIAKILKIELSNNTKDITIYNKLRYHYKEAKEEIETLKYDVHILNYYLNFNHEIYPNLDDYDLTKQVKLQITNEKVLNWIYEIEKTLLYIKNSKKKEQNIKDIMSIELLFLYCKGRYLVRIGSYSEGVSVINRVIRYSRESQEQNMEIAGYKQMIIYGIQINNSKIMLHNIIKGIKVAKISNKISDMGVFYRLYGVYYLMIGETKSAEALFNKSISIFLALEKIESKNSISIAANYNYIGEIRKSEGRYHDALEYFNSAIDLCKKSEATCLSIFYINAGKTNFLIGNYIEMKKYFLLAEEIVMKFDSYWRVAVLDSFLSLIYFIERDYLTSLQYLKDAISERNIINNSRDIGIIYFVEAIISDKIKNEVDPNSQKIKEFLTENSKSYYYNAIKYLDYVRDQAEIKYLRENFID is encoded by the coding sequence ATGCATAATATAATTTGTAAGTTTTTTGGATATCCTAAAATTAGGGAAGATGAAAAAGATATACATATCCCGTCAGGGAAGTTAACGGCTTTTCTTTACTATATTTTAATGAAAAAAATTGTGAGTCGTGATGAAGTAGCTGGAATGTTTTGGGCCGAATCTACTGAAGAAAATGCAAAAATTAGCTTGAGAAACGCTTTACATAAAATTAGAAAAACTTTTAAATCAGACATTATATTGTCTCCTAATAAATCTATTCTTGTTTTAAATGAAGAAATCAATATTGATATTGATGTAAAGAAATTTGAACAAGATCCCTATAAAAATTTAGATTTATATACTGAAGATTTCTTAAAAGGATTTTATATAAAAGATGCGATAGAATTTGATTATTGGTGTACAGAATTAAATTCTTTTTATAGAGAAAGTTTTATAAAAAATTCTGAAAAGAAAATTAAAGATATGTTTGAAAACAAAAATAAGAATATAGAATCTTTAATTAGTAAATTGTTATCAATAGATAATTTTAATGAGACAGCTTACACATATTTAATGAAATTTTACAAGATTAACAATAGATATGATAAAGTTATCAATGAATATCATCACTTACATAAGCTTATGAATGAAGAATTAGGAATAAATCCTTCAAAAGAAATTGAAAACATTTATAATGAGTCAATTAAATTTATAAACAGAAATAAAAATAATGATAAAGATAAAGTTGCATTTGAATATTACTCTCGTGAATATGAATATAGTATAATACAAAAAAATTTAGATGATTTCCAAAAAGAGAGAGCTATAAAATCAGTTTTTGTTACAGGAGAATCCGGTGTAGGAAAAACGATCTTAAAAAATCATATTATCGAAAAAAATAATGAAAAATTTATTTTCTATGAAGTTTTTTGTTATAAAATTGAAGAAAGATTTTCTTTTTCTCCATGGACGAAAATTATAAAGCTTTTAGAAAATGATTTTCAAAAAAATAATATTAAAAGACCCTATTTATGGGATCAACTTTTAAAAAATATATTTTTTGATAGTGTGAGTTCGATTCAACCATCTGTGGCTATTGTTGAAACAAAAGAAAACTTTAATATGGATTTAATTTACAGTACTCTTTCAAATGCTTTTGAATTATTGAGTTTTGCAAAGAAGATGATTATTATATTTGAAGATATTCAATGGGCAGACTTAGCAAGTATAAATTTACTAATACGATTAATATTAAATTCTAACAATCGAGTTCTATTTTTTTTAACAGAATCAAATGAAATGGGAAAAAATATAGAAAATATTTTTTTACCATTAAAAGATTTGGAAAAAATATCGATTGTTGAATTAAAACGTTTTGATAGACGTGAAGTAGAAATTATTACAAAGAAGATATTAGGAGATAAAATTACCGAGGAAGGGATTGAAGAAATTTATAAAAAATCAAAAGGAAATGCATTTTTTTTAAGAGAATACATTGAACTTTTTAAAAATAATGAAAAAAATCAAAATATTAGTTCAAAAATGTACAATATTTTAGATGAAAAATTTTCCAATTTGGAAGAGCAGGAATTAAATATTTTAAGAATGATTTCAGCATTTTATGGAGATGTATCTTTAGATCTGTTATTAAAAATTTTAGATGTCAAGGCATTTGATATTTTAAAGAGCATAAATTTATTATCCAGATTAAATATTATTGAAGAAAAAAAAGAAGATACCGGAATTATTCTTAGATTCACTTATTCAGCTTTTAAAGATTATATTTATAGCAAGTTAAGTGAATCTTCTAAGCAAATCTTAAATAAAGAGATTGCTAAAATTTTAAAAATAGAACTTTCAAACAATACAAAAGACATCACTATTTACAATAAACTTAGATATCATTATAAAGAGGCAAAAGAAGAAATAGAAACATTGAAGTACGATGTTCATATATTAAATTATTATTTAAATTTCAATCATGAAATTTATCCCAATTTAGATGATTATGATTTAACAAAACAAGTAAAACTACAAATAACAAATGAAAAAGTTTTAAATTGGATTTATGAAATAGAAAAAACTTTACTATATATTAAAAATTCCAAGAAGAAAGAGCAAAATATAAAGGATATTATGAGTATAGAACTTTTATTTTTATATTGTAAAGGAAGGTATTTAGTAAGAATTGGCAGTTATTCAGAAGGAGTAAGTGTTATAAATAGAGTGATTCGTTATTCTCGAGAGAGTCAAGAACAAAATATGGAAATAGCCGGATATAAGCAAATGATTATTTATGGAATTCAAATCAACAACTCTAAAATCATGTTACATAATATTATAAAAGGAATTAAAGTTGCAAAAATTTCTAATAAAATTTCTGATATGGGAGTATTTTACCGATTATACGGGGTTTATTATTTAATGATTGGAGAAACGAAATCGGCAGAAGCGTTATTTAATAAATCAATTTCTATTTTCTTAGCCTTAGAAAAAATAGAAAGTAAAAATTCAATTAGTATTGCAGCAAATTATAATTATATTGGAGAAATTCGAAAATCAGAAGGACGGTATCATGATGCCTTAGAATATTTTAATAGTGCTATTGATTTATGCAAAAAAAGTGAAGCGACCTGCTTATCTATTTTTTATATTAATGCAGGAAAAACCAATTTTTTAATAGGAAATTATATAGAAATGAAAAAATACTTTTTATTAGCGGAAGAAATTGTTATGAAGTTCGATTCTTATTGGAGAGTCGCTGTTTTAGATTCTTTTCTTTCTCTGATTTATTTTATAGAAAGAGATTACTTGACTTCTCTTCAATATTTAAAAGATGCTATTTCGGAAAGAAATATTATTAATAATTCAAGAGATATCGGCATTATTTATTTCGTAGAGGCAATTATATCAGATAAAATAAAAAATGAGGTAGATCCTAATTCGCAAAAAATAAAAGAATTTCTGACAGAAAACTCAAAATCTTATTATTATAATGCTATAAAATATCTGGACTATGTGAGGGATCAAGCAGAGATAAAATATTTAAGAGAGAATTTTATAGATTAA
- a CDS encoding Na+/H+ antiporter NhaC family protein gives MILLNPIVLSVFVLSILCLLKLPVLGALLIAALTAGLAGGSSLSETMVTFVGGMGGNANTALSYILLGSLAYTINKTGAADILARKISAIVRGNKFTLSIIIILVSVASGTIVPTHIAFIPILIPPLLILMNKMKMDRRMLAVCFGYGLKAPYITIPIAYGAIFQGIIRDSVNEAGLNVDMSLIWRSTWMAGIAMTIGLIFGLLYYSKNREYKMSEDLENSREDGREIVIEMKHWMTLVAGIIALVVQLMTGSLPLGALAALIFIVVTKTVKWSEIQEIFDGGIGLMGFIAFVMLIAPGYATVIRSTGAIEQLVEVAFHLLGGSKIAGAFTMILLGLLITMGIGTSFGTVPVIAAIYVPLSQKLGFSPAAIVFMVAVAAALGDAGSPASDTTLGPTAGLNVDGQHDHIWDTCIPQFICFDIPLMIAGVLWPLFI, from the coding sequence ATGATACTTTTAAATCCAATTGTACTATCGGTATTCGTTCTTTCCATTCTATGTTTATTAAAACTGCCTGTATTAGGAGCTCTTTTAATAGCTGCATTGACAGCAGGATTGGCAGGGGGAAGTTCTCTATCAGAAACAATGGTAACTTTTGTTGGAGGAATGGGCGGAAACGCCAATACTGCACTTAGTTATATATTACTGGGATCTCTTGCATATACGATTAATAAAACAGGAGCAGCAGATATTTTAGCAAGAAAAATTTCAGCTATTGTAAGAGGAAATAAATTCACTCTCTCAATAATAATCATTTTAGTATCAGTAGCATCAGGAACAATTGTTCCTACACATATTGCATTTATTCCAATATTGATACCGCCTCTTTTAATATTAATGAATAAAATGAAAATGGATCGTAGGATGCTAGCTGTATGTTTTGGTTATGGTTTGAAAGCACCCTATATTACGATTCCGATAGCCTATGGGGCAATATTCCAAGGAATAATAAGAGATTCCGTAAATGAAGCAGGGCTTAATGTGGATATGTCTCTTATTTGGAGATCTACTTGGATGGCAGGAATTGCTATGACAATAGGGTTGATATTTGGTTTACTGTATTATTCAAAAAATAGAGAATACAAAATGTCAGAAGATTTAGAAAATAGTAGAGAAGATGGTAGAGAAATCGTTATAGAAATGAAACATTGGATGACATTAGTTGCAGGAATTATTGCTTTGGTTGTCCAACTTATGACAGGCTCACTACCGCTTGGAGCATTGGCAGCCTTAATCTTTATAGTCGTAACTAAAACAGTAAAATGGAGTGAAATACAAGAAATATTTGATGGAGGAATTGGACTTATGGGATTTATAGCATTTGTAATGCTTATAGCTCCTGGATATGCAACAGTTATTAGATCAACTGGAGCTATAGAACAATTAGTAGAAGTCGCTTTTCATTTATTGGGAGGCTCTAAAATAGCAGGAGCATTTACTATGATACTACTAGGGCTTTTAATAACTATGGGAATAGGAACCTCTTTTGGAACAGTTCCAGTAATAGCAGCTATATATGTTCCATTATCACAAAAACTAGGCTTTTCTCCGGCTGCAATAGTATTTATGGTAGCAGTTGCAGCAGCTCTTGGAGATGCCGGTTCTCCAGCATCCGATACAACATTGGGGCCAACAGCTGGTCTCAATGTAGATGGACAACACGATCATATTTGGGATACTTGTATTCCACAATTTATCTGTTTTGACATTCCACTTATGATAGCGGGAGTGCTTTGGCCTTTATTTATATAG